In one window of Tripterygium wilfordii isolate XIE 37 chromosome 1, ASM1340144v1, whole genome shotgun sequence DNA:
- the LOC120002081 gene encoding zinc finger protein 6-like — translation MSRSSKAATILSPDDQDQKPPLKLFGFSVTGCERAPMTAASGGDHEYVKRFECQYCHREFANSQALGGHQNAHKRQRQQASRAHFSLHDYHHQRFAKTRSVVAANSVRSWPFICSGGSLSGAAAQVLYVSAANHKSILGLPRQLSYAGPVSVGPIRTHSKNNIVEVDDGDGVDLHLRLAPFKTT, via the coding sequence ATGAGCCGTTCATCAAAGGCGGCCACAATATTATCTCCTGATGATCAAGATCAGAAGCCGCCATTGAAGCTCTTTGGTTTCTCAGTGACGGGCTGTGAAAGAGCTCCGATGACAGCTGCTTCAGGTGGTGATCACGAGTACGTCAAGAGATTTGAATGCCAATACTGTCACAGAGAATTTGCAAATTCTCAGGCCTTGGGTGGCCATCAAAACGCACACAAGAGACAACGCCAGCAGGCAAGCCGGGCCCATTTTAGTCTCCATGATTATCATCATCAACGGTTTGCAAAAACTCGCTCTGTCGTAGCTGCGAATTCGGTTAGATCATGGCCGTTCATTTGCTCTGGTGGGTCCCTAAGTGGTGCAGCAGCTCAGGTTCTGTATGTGTCGGCAGCGAATCACAAAAGTATTCTTGGACTGCCACGTCAGCTTTCTTATGCAGGCCCCGTCAGTGTGGGACCCATAAGGACACATTCAAAGAATAATATTGTGGAGGTAGATGATGGAGATGGTGTCGATCTCCATCTCAGGCTCGCACCGTTCAAGACCACCTGA